The stretch of DNA TCATGGGGCATAAATCTGGACATGGGCTGAATAATCAGCTCCTGCGCACGCTCTTTTCGGATCAATCGAACTGGAGATTGGTTCAGGACACTACCGTTAGCCCTGCGCTTTCGGCAGCTGCCTAATGTCTTCGATGCAGAGTGGGACTTTCGCCGACGCTGCCGCGTGATATAAGACGCATCGTCACTGGAAGAGTCGGCATGTACCAAAGCACAGATAAACCCCTCCCTCTCGCCCGCCCTATGCGTCGTGTTATTAGCACAGCGCTGGCAAGTGGTTTTCTGTTGCTGAGTGGCTGCTCCATGTTCTCCAATAAGGAGGAGGAACATAAAGCGCCCAAGATGGCCAGTGCCGAAACGCTTTATAATTACGGCATCGACGCGCTTCATTCGCAGCGTTACGCATTGGCGAGCGGCGAATTCGAACTATTGCAGCAGAATTATCCCTACTCGGGATACACCGGCAACGCTGAGTTGATGGAAGGCTATGCCTACTATCTGCAAGGCGAATACGCCCTCTCGGTGCAGCAGCTCGAACGCTATTTGCTGCTCCATCCCACCAGCCCCGATGCGGCCTATGCTTATTACCTGCGTGCGCTTTGCTATTATGAGCAAATCGCCGAAGTACAGCGTGACCAGCAAGGCACGATCGAGGCATTGAATGCTCTGGAAGAGGTCGTGACCCGCTTCCCGCAGACATCCTACGCACGCGATGCGCAGTTGAAGATCGATTTGTGTCGCGATCACTTGGCCGGTAAAGAAATGCTGGTCGGGCGCTATTATCAAGAACAACATAACTACGAAGCCGCGATGGGCCGCTATCAGCGTGTGGTTCAGGATTTCCAGACCACAAACCACGTGGCGGAAGCTCTAGAACGTCTGGTCGAAGTCTATCTGGAACTTGGCTTAGTGGACGAAGCGCGCCGTTCGGCCTCCGTTTTGGGTTATAACTACCCGGACAGCCAATGGTATCGTTACAGCTATAATATTCTTCGTAACCGTCATCTCTTGCCGGATCACAGCATCGCCCCCAAATCGCAGCATAAAGGCGGCTTCTTCTCGCGGATGTGGGATTCGATTTTCTGACGCTGAAAGCTGTCGCCTTTCCTCGCGCCATAATCTCTGAGAGAGGCATGTTCAGCACAGCATTATCGTTTCTTGTTCGGCAGGTCGCTCCTTCATGTTGACGCATCTTTCGATTCGCGACGTTGTGCTGATCGAAAAGCTCGATCTCGCTTTCCAGCCAGGATTAACCGTCCTTACGGGCGAGACGGGCGCCGGGAAATCCATCCTTCTCGATAGTCTCGGCCTAACCTTGGGCGACCGCGCGAGCGGTGGGCTGGTGCGTGCGAACGCCTCGCAGGCCATGGTGTCTGCTTGCTTCGAGATCGACCCGGAACATCCCGTCCATACGCTTCTGGCCGAGCAAGGCATTCGCCTGGACGACCCGAACGAACCACTGGTGCTTCGCCGCACGGTCACGCCCGACGCCCGTTCCCGCGCCTATCTGAACGATCAGCCGATCGGCGTCGGCCTACTACGCCGCATCGCCTCCTTACTGGTGGAAATTCAAGGCCAGCACGAGCAGATGGGCCTTGCCGATCAGAGCACCCATTTGGATATGCTCGATGCGCTCGGTGTCGATCCGATGCGCCGGGAAAAAACCGCCCGCGCCTATCGCGCTTGGATCGAAGCCACGGCGGCGCTGGCCGCGGCTCAGGCGGAAATGGAAGCCGCTCGGCGCGAGGAGGACTGGCTGCGCCTTTCCGTTGAAGACCTCGGCACGCTCGCCCCTCAGGAAAACGAAGAGGACACGCTTGCTGCCTTGCGTGTGAGCTTGCAGCAGGCCGAACGACGTGGCGAAGCCATTGCCGCCGCGCTTTCTGAACTCACGCCGCGAGATCGCCGCACCCCCGGCCCTTCCGCAGCCCTGCGCGGAGCCAGCCGCGCACTCGCCCGATTGCTGCCCAATCCGCTCGATGCGCCCAGCACTTCTTCCGCTCAACAAGCCCAAGCCCAGGAAGCGCTGGACGCTTTGGAAAAGGCCGAGGAAGCGCTGGCAGAAGCAGAGATGACGTTATCGCGCTTGGCAACGGATGCCGAAGCCGATCCTAAATTACTTGAAGAAACCGAAGAACGGCTTTTCGCTCTCCGTGCTGCCGCCAGGAAACATGGCGTTGCCGTCGTAGAACTGCCGAATTTTCTCGCCACTCTGAAAGCGAGATTGGAAGCACTCGACTCGGGGAATGCTCAAATCGAGCAACTCGAACAGCGCGCTCAGGAAACACGCGCCATTTTCACCGCCGAGGCCGAACTTCTCACTACGGCACGAGAAAAAGCCGCCAAAAGGCTGGAAGCCGCCGTCATGGTGGAACTCAAGCCCGTCAAACTCGAACGCGCGCGTTTCATCGTCGAACTCACACCGCTTCAACCGGAAGCCTGGAATATTCGCGGTCGCGAACAAGCTGCCTTCCTCATCGCCGCCAATCCGGGGCAACCGCCAGGAGCATTGGCGAAAGTCGCGTCCGGCGGTGAGTTGTCGCGCCTGATGCTGGCATTGAAAGTCGTGCTCGCCGAGCGCTCCGCCGTGCCGACCCTCGTTTTTGACGAAGTGGATTCCGGCGTTGGCGGCGCTACGGCTTCTTCCATCGGTGAGAGACTGCATCAGGTCGCTCAAGGCGTGCAGGTCTTGGTGGTGACGCATAGCCCACAAGTCGCGGCACGCGGTGATTCGCACCTTCGCATCAGCAAGCGCGTTCGTCAGGGCCTGACCGAAACCTCGGCGGAAATTCTCTCGCCCGAGCATCGCCGCGAAGAGATTGCCCGCATGCTCGCCGGGGACACCATTACCGACGCAGCCCGCGCCGCTGCCGACAGCCTGCTGGAAGCAGATTTATGACCAAGGAAGATATCGCCACCGAGCATGAGCGGCTCGAAGCGCTGATCGCACAGTGGAACGACGCCTATTACAAGCACGATGCCCCGGAAGTATCCGACGCCGAATATGACGAAACACGACGTCGGCTCGTTGCGCTCGAAGAAGCAAATCCCGAACTAAAAACGCCCGAGGGCGTCAGCAGTCGCGTCGGCGCAGCGCCGGACAGCGCATTCGGAAAATACCGCCATCGCGTGCCGATGCTCTCACTCGACAATGTTTTCAATGCCGAGGAATTCGATAGCTTCATTGCCCGCGCCGCACGCTTTCTCGGCTTGGATGACGAAGCCACCCAGGCATTGCGATTCGTGGCGGAGCCGAAAATCGATGGGCTTTCCATCAGCCTTACTTACGAAAACCGTGCCCTGACACGCGGCACGACTCGTGGTGACGGATTGGAAGGCGAAGACGTCACCGCCAATCTTCGCACCCTGCACGATATTCCCGGAAAATTGCCGGAAGACGCGCCCGATTTCATCGAAATCAGGGGGGAAGTCTTTATTGCGAAACAAGATTTTCTCGATCTCAATATTGCCGTTCAAGCACGTGGCGCACGTCCCTTCGCCAATCCGCGCAATGCCGCCGCAGGCTCGCTACGCCAGTTAGACCCGGAAATAACGCGCAGCCGCCCCCTTTCGCTTTTTGCCTATGCCCAAGGCTATGCGGACCGCCGCATCGCGAAAACGCACTGGGATTATCTGCAAAAACTCGAATCCTGGGGGTTCGACGTCAATCCGCTTTCCCGCCTCATTGCTCATGCGCGCGACATTCCTGCTTATATCGAGGAACTGACGCGCGAACGTTCCGGCCTCGCCTACGATATCGATGGCGTCGTCTTAAAGATCGACGATCTGACATTGCAGGAGCGCCTCGGCTTCGTCGGGCGCGCGCCACGTTGGGCGATCGCCTGGAAATTTCCGGCGGAACAAGCCATCACCCGTCTGGAAAAAATCGAAATCCAGGTCGGCCGCACAGGTGCGCTGACGCCCATCGCCCATTTGGAGCCGGTGAATGTCGGCGGTGTCATCGTCTCGCGCGCCACATTGCATAACGAGGATGAAATCGCGCGAAAGGATGTGCGCCCCGGCGATCTCGTGCGGCTTCAGCGCGCGGGCGACGTCATTCCGCAAATTCTTGGTTATGTGGAAGAAAAAGACAGGCCTCGCGGGCCGACCTTCGTTTTCCCCGATCACTGCCCCGTCTGCGGCTCGCTTGCCGAACGTCCGGCTGGCGAAGCGGTCCGCCGTTGCACTGGAGGGCTTATCTGCGAAGCGCAGGTGGTCGAGCGTTTGGTCCATTTCGTCTCCCGCCAGGCTTTCGATATCGATGGGCTGGGAGATCGTAGCATCCGTGAATTTCACGATGCCGGCCTGATCCGCCGCCCTGGCGATATTTTCCGCCTCAAGGAACACGCCGCCGAGATCGCGGCGCGAGAAGGTTGGGGCAAGCTTTCGACCGACAACCTTTTCCGCGCGATCGAAGATCGCCGCACGATCAGCCTTGCCCGCTTTATCTACGCGCTCGGCATTCGCCGCATCGGCGAACGGAACGCGCAACTGCTCGCGCGTCATTATCGGGATTATCCGACCTGGCGAGATGCCATGCAGGCCGCCGCCATTATCGGTTCGGACGAACGTTTGGCACTCGGCAGCATCATGGGCGTGGGCAGTGCGATCGCCGATGAATTGGTGGCGTTCTTTGCCGAACCGCATAACCGCGAAATCCTGCATGATCTTGCATCCCACCTCACGATTGAGGCTGAAAGCGCTCCGCAATCGGGCCATCTCTCCGGCAAAACGATCGTATTCACCGGCACATTGACCACCATGACCCGCCCGGAGGCCAAAGCCATCGCCGAGCGGCTCGGCGCGCAGGTAACGGACAATGTCTCACGCAATACCGATTTAGTGGTGCTGGGGGAAAAAGCAGGTTCGAAGGCGCGCAAGGCCGCGGAACTCGGTGTCGAAACCACGGACGAACAAGGTTGGCGTCGTCTTGCGGCGTTGGAGCCTACGTCCTGACGGCATGGTGGCTGGCGGCTAATGGGGTTTTCGGATTATGTTAAGTTCCTATGCGCTTTGAAAAACCCTCTTTGGCCTTTGAAATCAGATGATATCGCTCCTTATCGGGGCGATCGCCATGCTCGCGGCGATTGCCGTCTCGATCTTGATTTCGCTCTCTGAAATTTCTTTTGCCGCCGCGCGGGATATTCGCCTCCGCGCACTGGCCGAAGGCGGAGAAATGCGCGCCGTTTCTTTTCTGAGATTGCGCAAAAACAGCGGACAGGTCATCACCGTCCTGCAAATCTGCCTCAATTCCGTCGGCGTTCTGGGCGGCGTCATTTCGAGCGAGTTGCTCACGCCTGCCTTTACCCAAGCTTTACAACAGGCCGGGTTATCCCCTTCCGTCGCATCTAAAACCGCCGCCACGCTGGCCTTCGTCATCGTTACAGGGCTTTTCGTGATTTTCGCCGATCTGCTGCCCAAGCGCATCGCGCTCAACAATCCCGATCGGGTAGCGCTCCAGGTTGGTTGGTTCCTCACCTTCGCGCTTAAAGTTCTTTATCCAGCCGTTTGGGTATTTTCGAAAATTTCCGACTGGCTTCTCAAAGTCATGCGTATCCCCGCAGCCTCCGCCGTCGAACCCGTCACGCCGGAAGATCTCAACGCCATTCTCGCGGCGGGCACGGCTTCCGGCATGTTGCTGAAACAAGAGCATCAACTCATTCAAAACGTGCTCGAACTTCAGAACCGCGCCGTGACCTCGGCCATGACCCCGCGAGACGAGATCGTTTATCTCGACGTGCAGGAAAGCCCAGAAAGCCAGCGCGATAAGGTGCGCGTTCGTCCTTATTCGCGCTATCCGCTTTGCGATGGCGGGCTGGATCACGTCATCGGTTCGATCCGCGCCGAGGATGTGCTTGTGGCCGTTGTAGATGAAGCGCCTCACACTGCTGAGCAACCTGTTCCCAATCGCAACCAAATCATCCGGATGCGACGGGACGTTCTCTCCTTGCCCGATACGCTCAATCTCTGGGACACGCTCGCGCAGTTCGACACGCACAGCGCAGGATTTGCGCTGATCGTGAACGAATACGGGTTGGTCGTCGGCCTCATTACGTTCAAGGATATCATGGGCGCGCTCATGGATGGGTTGGCCAATCCGTTCGAAGAGCAAGCCATCGTACGCCGTGACGAGAATTCCTGGCTGATCGACGGAGCCGCCCCGATCGGCGATGTCATTCGCGAACTCGACATTAGCCTGGAAGCCGAACGCGAGCATTTTCACACCATCGGCGGTTTCGTCATGCATCGTCTGCGCCGTATGGCCCGCAAAGCCGATCGTATCGAAGCGGCAGGATATCGTTTTGAAGTCGTGGATGTGGAGGGTTTCCGCATCAACCAATTATTGGTCTCAAAAATTCGACTCACATAATTGTATCTTTATTTGTAAGTTTTTCGTCAAAATATGTCTTGCCTTTCTTGTCTTGTCCGTAACTTGACGAGGTAAACAAGACACTGTCCTGGTAGGTTAGTTTTACCCAAGGACGGAGATCGATGAACCAGCCTACGCCGACCGAAATCAGATGGTGGCCACGGCTGGATGATCTTCCAAAAGCCATCTTTCCGCCTGGCTGGCTCGCTTTCGGCTTACGCACCTGGATCGCAGTGTGCCTTGCGCTCAGCGTCGCATTCTGGTCCCAGATCGACGCACCGGCGGGCGCGGCCGTGACGGTCATGATCCTGGCGCAGCCTCTTCGCGGGCAAGCGCTTTCCAAGGCTTTCTATCGCTTGGTCGGCACGGCGTTCGGCGTGGCCGTATCGATCCTTCTCATCTCGCTTTTCAGCCAGAACCGCGCCCTTTTGCTCGGCGCGACCGCCTTATGGCTCGCCGCCTGTGCTTTCGTCGGGTCACTGGAGAGAGATTTCCGTTCCTACGCCGCGCTGCTGGCCGGATATACCGTGACGCTGGTCGCCATCAACACGATCGACGCGCCGCAGAACGTTTTTCACATCGCACTTTCTCGTGCGTCCTGTATCGCCATCGGCGTTGCGTCCGTCGCCATCGTCAATATGTTCTTCGGCTCTCCGGCTGCCGGTCACAAATTAGCGAATGCTCTGGAAGAACTCGCCATTCGAATCCGTCTATCCGGACGCGATGCGCTGATGGGAGATCCCATTCCAAGCCCTATGAGCACAACCGCTCTCGCAGCCGAAATTCTCTCTCTTTCGACACAGATCTCTTACGCCCGCACGGAACTCGATCGCGGCAAGCTCAGGGTCGCTGGGGCACGCCTCGCCATCATCGGCATGTTGA from Kozakia baliensis encodes:
- a CDS encoding outer membrane protein assembly factor BamD, with the protein product MYQSTDKPLPLARPMRRVISTALASGFLLLSGCSMFSNKEEEHKAPKMASAETLYNYGIDALHSQRYALASGEFELLQQNYPYSGYTGNAELMEGYAYYLQGEYALSVQQLERYLLLHPTSPDAAYAYYLRALCYYEQIAEVQRDQQGTIEALNALEEVVTRFPQTSYARDAQLKIDLCRDHLAGKEMLVGRYYQEQHNYEAAMGRYQRVVQDFQTTNHVAEALERLVEVYLELGLVDEARRSASVLGYNYPDSQWYRYSYNILRNRHLLPDHSIAPKSQHKGGFFSRMWDSIF
- the recN gene encoding DNA repair protein RecN — protein: MLTHLSIRDVVLIEKLDLAFQPGLTVLTGETGAGKSILLDSLGLTLGDRASGGLVRANASQAMVSACFEIDPEHPVHTLLAEQGIRLDDPNEPLVLRRTVTPDARSRAYLNDQPIGVGLLRRIASLLVEIQGQHEQMGLADQSTHLDMLDALGVDPMRREKTARAYRAWIEATAALAAAQAEMEAARREEDWLRLSVEDLGTLAPQENEEDTLAALRVSLQQAERRGEAIAAALSELTPRDRRTPGPSAALRGASRALARLLPNPLDAPSTSSAQQAQAQEALDALEKAEEALAEAEMTLSRLATDAEADPKLLEETEERLFALRAAARKHGVAVVELPNFLATLKARLEALDSGNAQIEQLEQRAQETRAIFTAEAELLTTAREKAAKRLEAAVMVELKPVKLERARFIVELTPLQPEAWNIRGREQAAFLIAANPGQPPGALAKVASGGELSRLMLALKVVLAERSAVPTLVFDEVDSGVGGATASSIGERLHQVAQGVQVLVVTHSPQVAARGDSHLRISKRVRQGLTETSAEILSPEHRREEIARMLAGDTITDAARAAADSLLEADL
- the ligA gene encoding NAD-dependent DNA ligase LigA, coding for MTKEDIATEHERLEALIAQWNDAYYKHDAPEVSDAEYDETRRRLVALEEANPELKTPEGVSSRVGAAPDSAFGKYRHRVPMLSLDNVFNAEEFDSFIARAARFLGLDDEATQALRFVAEPKIDGLSISLTYENRALTRGTTRGDGLEGEDVTANLRTLHDIPGKLPEDAPDFIEIRGEVFIAKQDFLDLNIAVQARGARPFANPRNAAAGSLRQLDPEITRSRPLSLFAYAQGYADRRIAKTHWDYLQKLESWGFDVNPLSRLIAHARDIPAYIEELTRERSGLAYDIDGVVLKIDDLTLQERLGFVGRAPRWAIAWKFPAEQAITRLEKIEIQVGRTGALTPIAHLEPVNVGGVIVSRATLHNEDEIARKDVRPGDLVRLQRAGDVIPQILGYVEEKDRPRGPTFVFPDHCPVCGSLAERPAGEAVRRCTGGLICEAQVVERLVHFVSRQAFDIDGLGDRSIREFHDAGLIRRPGDIFRLKEHAAEIAAREGWGKLSTDNLFRAIEDRRTISLARFIYALGIRRIGERNAQLLARHYRDYPTWRDAMQAAAIIGSDERLALGSIMGVGSAIADELVAFFAEPHNREILHDLASHLTIEAESAPQSGHLSGKTIVFTGTLTTMTRPEAKAIAERLGAQVTDNVSRNTDLVVLGEKAGSKARKAAELGVETTDEQGWRRLAALEPTS
- a CDS encoding hemolysin family protein encodes the protein MISLLIGAIAMLAAIAVSILISLSEISFAAARDIRLRALAEGGEMRAVSFLRLRKNSGQVITVLQICLNSVGVLGGVISSELLTPAFTQALQQAGLSPSVASKTAATLAFVIVTGLFVIFADLLPKRIALNNPDRVALQVGWFLTFALKVLYPAVWVFSKISDWLLKVMRIPAASAVEPVTPEDLNAILAAGTASGMLLKQEHQLIQNVLELQNRAVTSAMTPRDEIVYLDVQESPESQRDKVRVRPYSRYPLCDGGLDHVIGSIRAEDVLVAVVDEAPHTAEQPVPNRNQIIRMRRDVLSLPDTLNLWDTLAQFDTHSAGFALIVNEYGLVVGLITFKDIMGALMDGLANPFEEQAIVRRDENSWLIDGAAPIGDVIRELDISLEAEREHFHTIGGFVMHRLRRMARKADRIEAAGYRFEVVDVEGFRINQLLVSKIRLT